A section of the Triticum dicoccoides isolate Atlit2015 ecotype Zavitan chromosome 7A, WEW_v2.0, whole genome shotgun sequence genome encodes:
- the LOC119330806 gene encoding U-box domain-containing protein 52-like, giving the protein MGRYDGGKEAADTQLGYPLVAVCIDKDKNSQNALKWAIDSIVGKGQTIVLVHVNTKGVSGGVEDAAGFKQPTDPSLKELFLPFRCFCTRKDIQCKDVVLDDHDVGKSIIEFAAHGAVEKLVTGACTRGGFVRFKADIPTTICKGAPDFCTVYVINKGNKVSAQRNSIRPAPRVSPLRSQIVNMSAAAAAKPPEPAVPVPTNQKWSMSSRGSDNGETPRVDTIIRSPFTRGSMGPTRKSYADLSHMSMPDSADISFVSSGGRRSTADVSDISFISSNGGRRSIDYYQQSAPRMSNGSSLDSYDHSFEMTPNKWGGDSFTGGDMSFSQSSASSFCSSGMDDVEAEMKRLRLELKQTMDMYSTACKEALNAKQKANELQRWKAEEEQKRQDQHITEESALQMIEREKAKAKAAMEAAEASQRIAELEVQKRISAEKKLLKEAEERKHRGGGGGGGELRYRRYTIEEIEQATSHFDDARKVGEGGYGPVYNGYLDHTQVAIKVLRPDAAQGRSQFQQEVEVLSCIRHPNMVLLLGACPEYGCLVYEYMANGSLDDCLFRRGGATGGPVIPWQHRFRICAEIATGLLFLHQKKPEPLVHRDLKPGNILLDRNYVSKISDVGLARLVPPTVADTVTQYRMTSTAGTFCYIDPEYQQTGMLGVKSDVYSLGVMLLQIITAKPPMGLTHHIGRALERGTLGELLDPAVPDWPVEEAQCLAEMALRCCELRRKDRPDLGNVVLPELNRLRALGEDNMQFCGGAIRGGHAGGMHSSAYQSNVTASRAAEANNDPYPMKSVFSRASEAAMPPRRTNV; this is encoded by the exons ATGGGGAGGTACGACGGCGGGAAGGAGGCGGCGGACACGCAGCTGGGCTACCCGCTGGTGGCGGTGTGCATCGACAAGGACAAGAACAGCCAGAACGCGCTCAAGTGGGCCATCGACAGCATCGTGGGCAAGGGCCAGACCATCGTCCTCGTCCACGTCAACACCAAGGGCGTCTCCGGCGGCGTGGAGGACGCCGCCGGGTTCAAGCAGCCCACCGACCCGAGCCTCAAGGAGCTCTTCCTCCCGTTCCGCTGCTTCTGCACCCGCAAGGACATCCAGTGCAAGGATGTGGTGCTCGACGACCACGACGTCGGCAAGTCCATCATCGAGTTCGCCGCCCACGGCGCCGTCGAGAAGCTCGTCACCGGCGCATGCACGCGCGGCGGCTTCGTCAGGTTCAAGGCCGACATCCCGACCACCATCTGCAAGGGCGCGCCCGACTTCTGCACCGTCTACGTGATCAACAAGGGCAACAAGGTGTCGGCGCAGCGCAACTCCATCCGCCCGGCGCCGCGCGTGTCCCCGCTCCGGTCGCAGATCGTCAACATGAGCGCCGCGGCGGCCGCCAAGCCGCCCGAGCCGGCCGTGCCGGTGCCTACGAACCAGAAGTGGTCGATGTCGTCCAGGGGCAGCGATAACGGGGAGACGCCGAGGGTGGATACCATCATCCGCTCGCCGTTCACGCGCGGGTCCATGGGCCCGACCAGGAAGTCGTACGCCGACCTGAGCCACatgtccatgccggactcggccgaCATCTCCTTTGTCAGCAGCGGCGGCCGCCGGTCCACCGCGGATGTGTCGGACATCTCCTTCATCAGCAGCAACGGCGGCCGCCGGAGCATCGACTACTACCAGCAGTCCGCGCCGCGCATGTCCAACGGCTCCTCCCTGGACAGCTACGACCACAGCTTCGAGATGACGCCCAACAAGTGGGGCGGCGACTCCTTCACCGGCGGCGACATGTCCTTCTCGCAGAGCAGCGCCTCCTCCTTCTGCTCTAGCGGCATGGACGACGTGGAGGCCGAGATGAAGCGGCTCCGTCTGGAGCTGAAGCAGACCATGGACATGTACAGCACCGCCTGCAAGGAGGCGCTGAACGCCAAGCAGAAGGCGAACGAGCTGCAGCGGTGGAAGGCGGAGGAGGAGCAGAAGAGGCAGGACCAGCACATCACGGAGGAGTCGGCGCTGCAGATGATCGAGCgcgagaaggccaaggccaaggcggccatggaggcggcggaggcgtcgcAGAGGATCGCCGAGCTGGAGGTGCAGAAGCGGATCAGCGCGGAGAAGAAGCTGCTCaaggaagccgaggagcgcaagcaccgcggcggtggcggcggcggcggcgagctccggtACCGCCGGTACACCATCGAGGAGATCGAGCAGGCCACGTCGCACTTCGACGACGCGCGCAAGGTCGGCGAGGGCGGCTACGGGCCCGTGTacaacggctacctcgaccacaccCAGGTCGCCATCAAGGTGCTCCGGCCGGACGCCGCGCAGGGGAGGTCGCAGTTCCAGCAGGAGGTGGAGGTGCTGAGCTGCATCCGGCACCCCAACATGGTGCTCCTCCTCGGCGCGTGCCCGGAGTACGGCTGCCTGGTGTACGAGTACATGGCGAACGGCAGCCTCGACGACTGCCTCTTCCGGCGCGGCGGCGCCACCGGCGGGCCGGTCATCCCGTGGCAGCACCGGTTCCGCATCTGCGCCGAGATCGCCACGGGGCTCCTCTTCCTGCACCAGAAGAAGCCGGAGCCGCTGGTGCACCGCGACCTCAAGCCCGGCAACATCCTCCTGGACCGCAACTACGTGAGCAAGATCAGCGACGTCGGGCTGGCGCGGCTGGTGCCGCCGACCGTCGCCGACACCGTGACGCAGTACCGGATGACGTCGACGGCGGGGACCTTCTGCTACATCGACCCGGAGTACCAGCAGACCGGGATGCTGGGGGTCAAGTCGGACGTGTACTCGCTGGGCGTGATGCTGCTGCAGATCATCACGGCGAAGCCGCCCATGGGGCTGACGCACCACATCGGGCGCGCGCtggagcgcggcacgctcggcgagCTGCTCGACCCGGCCGTGCCGGACTGGCCGGTGGAGGAGGCGCAGTGCCTGGCGGAGATGGCGCTCCGCTGCTGCGAGCTGCGGCGGAAGGACCGGCCGGACCTCGGCAACGTGgtgctcccggagctcaaccgcctgCGCGCGCTCGGCGAGGACAACATGCAGTTCTGCGGCGGCGCCATCCGGGGCGGCCACGCCGGGGGCATGCACAGTTCGGCGTACCAGAGCAACGTCACAGCGTCACGCGCCGCC GAAGCGAACAACGATCCTTACCCGATGAAGTCGGTGTTCAGCAGAGCGAGCGAAGCGGCCATGCCTCCGAGAAGAACCAACGTCTGA